The following coding sequences lie in one Oncorhynchus gorbuscha isolate QuinsamMale2020 ecotype Even-year linkage group LG10, OgorEven_v1.0, whole genome shotgun sequence genomic window:
- the LOC124046413 gene encoding zinc finger and BTB domain-containing protein 18.2-like, whose product MEFPDHSLQLLQCLSQQRHQGFLCDCTVLVGEARFKAHRAVLASCSMYFHLFYRDQPDKRDVVHLNSDIVTAPAFSLLLEFMYEGKLEFNTLPVEDVLAAASYLHMYDIVKVCKSKLKDKELSTLDEKVSEGITLENSSDSELHSKQPGPGRRETQTQQQHQRAPPGEEFHMDNSKVRLAVTDCDRSAQSRQKANGHPGRSPDLVGVNYVSAEAEPCVQTAGKTKADVSSSTILLSQRSRASDDMDCALDLSFKPLSSRDPLHPSYVSGQLALDSQQQGTEPLVKDEHDLLSEQEDSEPMSPESQRFGNSARSSVVTGFTALFPGNNGSTAALLSQEEDLMEEGESCGGREGTRGREGEERRGRLLGDSEEEDDLASSDISTSSGMLLPPGQQVCVCPLCSKVFPSSHVLQMHLSSHFREKDGARSKLSPDGSVPTCSQCGKTFSCMYTLKRHERTHSGEKPYTCGQCGKSFQYSHNLSRHAVVHTREKPHACKWCERRFTQSGDLYRHIRKFHCGLVKTLAIG is encoded by the coding sequence ATGGAGTTCCCAGACCATAGCCTTCAGTTGCTGCAGTGCCTGAGTCAGCAGCGTCACCAAGGTTTCCTCTGTGACTGCACTGTTCTCGTTGGGGAGGCGCGATTCAAAGCACACAGAGCTGTGCTGGCCTCATGCAGCATGTACTTCCATCTCTTCTACAGGGACCAGCCAGACAAAAGGGACGTTGTGCATCTGAACAGTGACATTGTGACAGCCCCGGCTTTCAGTCTGCTCCTTGAATTTATGTATGAGGGGAAACTGGAATTCAACACTCTGCCAGTGGAGGATGTCCTGGCTGCGGCCAGTTACCTTCACATGTATGATATAGTGAAAGTGTGCAAAAGTAAGCTGAAAGATAAGGAACTATCCACCCTGGATGAGAAGGTTAGCGAGGGGATAACACTGGAGAACTCCTCAGACAGCGAGCTGCACAGCAAGCAGCCAGGGCCAGGCCggcgagagacacagacacagcagcaGCACCAGAGAGCCCCCCCGGGAGAGGAGTTTCACATGGACAACAGCAAAGTCAGGCTGGCTGTCACAGATTGTGATAGGTCTGCACAGAGCAGGCAGAAGGCAAATGGTCACCCTGGCAGGTCCCCGGACCTTGTAGGTGTCAATTATGTGTCAGCAGAGGCCGAGCCCTGCGTCCAAACAGCTGGAAAAACAAAAGCTGATGTCAGTAGTTCCACAATATTGTTGTCCCAGAGGTCCCGGGCTTCAGATGACATGGACTGCGCTCTGGATTTGTCTTTCAAGCCACTGTCTAGCAGAGATCCCTTACACCCCTCCTACGTCTCAGGACAGCTGGCCCTCGACAGCCAGCAGCAGGGCACTGAGCCACTTGTTAAAGACGAACACGACTTGCTGTCAGAGCAGGAGGACAGTGAGCCGATGAGCCCGGAGAGCCAGCGCTTTGGGAATAGCGCCAGGAGCTCAGTGGTGACAGGGTTCACTGCCCTCTTCCCAGGCAACAACGGCTCCACGGCGGCCCTGCTCTCCCAGGAGGAAGAcctgatggaggagggggagagctgTGGGGGAAGGGAGGGCACGAGAGGCAGAGAgggcgaggagaggagggggaggctgCTGGGGGacagtgaagaggaggatgacctgGCTTCCTCGGACATCTCCACTTCCAGTGGGATGCTCCTGCCCCCGGggcaacaggtgtgtgtgtgcccactCTGCAGCAAAGTGTTCCCCAGTTCCCATGTGCTCCAAATGCACCTCAGCTCGCACTTCCGCGAGAAGGACGGGGCACGCTCCAAGCTCTCCCCTGACGGCTCTGTTCCCACCTGCTCACAGTGTGGCAAGACCTTCTCCTGCATGTACACCCTGAAGCGGCATGAGCGCACACACTCTGGCGAGAAGCCGTACACCTGTGGCCAGTGCGGCAAGAGCTTCCAGTACTCTCATAACTTGAGCCGGCATGCCGTGGTTCACACACGTGAGAAGCCTCATGCCTGCAAGTGGTGTGAGCGGCGCTTCACCCAATCTGGGGACCTGTACCGCCACATCCGGAAGTTCCACTGTGGCCTTGTCAAGACCCTCGCCATTGGATAA